In Bacteroides sp., one genomic interval encodes:
- a CDS encoding pyruvate kinase alpha/beta domain-containing protein yields PHRNAAIAHGVKMMARELNARYVVLWSQFGGEGVLISQQRMNKPVLAFTANEKSLNQLSLLYGLQPEYMAQPESGSSFIREVDRLLLERAWAETGDTIIIALGEPIDRLGVTNRLVVHIVGEDS; encoded by the coding sequence CCCCCACCGGAACGCTGCCATCGCCCATGGCGTTAAGATGATGGCAAGGGAATTGAATGCCAGGTATGTTGTCCTCTGGTCCCAATTTGGAGGGGAAGGGGTGCTTATATCCCAGCAGAGGATGAACAAGCCCGTACTCGCCTTCACTGCTAATGAGAAATCCCTGAACCAGCTTTCGCTGCTATATGGACTGCAACCCGAATACATGGCACAGCCGGAAAGCGGCAGCAGCTTCATCAGGGAGGTGGACAGGCTTTTGCTGGAAAGGGCATGGGCAGAAACAGGGGACACCATCATCATTGCCCTTGGGGAACCCATCGACAGGCTGGGTGTGACCAACAGGCTGGTGGTCCATATAGTCGGGGAAGACTCCTGA
- a CDS encoding transporter translates to MVKTKAFLLNAISALYLLTTPVLTFAAENGTGVYLLGSRDRQMAVFHSRGMFLRNDFSYQTGMFYGIYMNGHKFESIKNWVAVNNTNLNYYSDMNLFGGTYMAGIELRLVSNELTVVPEVFNGITKTNENKMGLGDLKVTPLAIGWDNRGFFHYSSSISFYFPTGNYDPKGYANTCKNYLSINPEFAITFFNEYTRTDISADLGLLYNLKNPATNYQTGVELYSEYAFVQGIERHWGLGLVGYFYHQLTSDSGDGVPGGDYKGKCNGLGPIITYDMRQGRTTIGLMAKMYFVYGNENTLYSNVYTLGFSLRFW, encoded by the coding sequence ATGGTTAAGACTAAGGCATTTCTGTTGAATGCGATTTCAGCACTGTATTTGCTAACAACCCCGGTACTAACTTTTGCGGCAGAGAACGGTACCGGGGTTTATCTATTAGGGTCCAGGGACAGGCAGATGGCTGTATTCCATTCAAGGGGCATGTTCCTGCGCAATGATTTCTCTTACCAGACCGGGATGTTTTACGGGATATATATGAATGGGCATAAGTTTGAATCCATCAAGAACTGGGTTGCCGTCAACAATACCAACCTGAATTACTACTCGGACATGAACCTGTTTGGCGGAACCTACATGGCAGGCATCGAATTGAGGCTGGTAAGCAATGAGCTGACCGTTGTGCCGGAGGTGTTCAACGGGATCACAAAAACAAATGAAAACAAGATGGGCCTAGGCGACCTGAAGGTCACCCCGCTGGCCATCGGCTGGGATAACCGGGGATTCTTTCATTATAGTTCGAGCATATCATTCTACTTTCCAACCGGCAATTATGATCCCAAGGGGTATGCCAACACCTGTAAAAACTATTTGTCCATAAACCCGGAATTTGCGATCACCTTTTTTAATGAATATACCAGGACGGATATTTCCGCCGACCTGGGATTGTTGTATAACCTTAAAAATCCGGCCACCAATTACCAGACAGGCGTTGAGCTCTATTCGGAATATGCCTTTGTCCAGGGTATTGAAAGGCACTGGGGATTGGGGCTTGTCGGGTATTTCTATCACCAGCTGACTTCTGATTCGGGTGATGGGGTTCCAGGTGGCGACTACAAAGGCAAATGCAACGGATTGGGGCCCATCATTACCTACGACATGCGCCAGGGCCGCACCACCATTGGCCTTATGGCAAAGATGTATTTCGTGTATGGCAATGAGAACACGCTTTATTCCAATGTTTACACCCTGGGCTTCTCCCTCAGGTTTTGGTAA